ACTCCGCCTCCGACCAGCATCAGATGGCCGTCGTCCTATCAGAGGCCTTCCAGGGAATGAGGGCGGAGTTAGACTGCCTGCCGCTCGGTATGCAGAGCATGCTGGGAGTGGAgggggggctggagggggggctggggggagtggggggggagAAGATGGCGGCGCTGCTGGAGGAgtactctctgctgctgctgcaggccgTTCACCGCAGGGTCGACACGCACCACTGaggctcctccccttcctcctcctcgtcttcacaGATGACGAATCTGAAGCCATTTACATCGTGTCTgaactttctttcctttttttattcttatgcAACAATCTTTCTGCTTTTAAAGGAACTTTTTTTTAGAAACTGAACGACCAAAGTTTCTCTCGAgtcgtttttttaaagacgtttcagcaaagtttttcttttcattgaacTGAATCTGAAACGTTGATGTCATGAGATGCTTTGAGCAAACTTTATTGATCCCGAGTTCACTTTCCTGTCAGACTACTGATGCTTTTATAACTTATTAAAGGAACACTTTAACACTGACAACACAAGTTTGAGACTTTGGGTGTTTTTATGAATGTTGTTCATTAAATTCTTCCAATCATTATACAGACTGTAGTCCATCCTGATTGTAACCACAGGAAGTCTctaccaaaataaaagtcccTTCTTTGGGTTCCAGTCTGATACCTGAAGAGATAGTTTGTTGCTGGGAGGTCTCACTCCTGCCCTGATCCGGGGTCAGAGGGGGAACAGCAGGAAGCCGGAGAAGATGCTGAAGTTGCGCGAGTCGTCGTAGAGCCGGTAGCTGCCCGGCAGACTGAGGCGGACCCCGTCaccctcctccagctgcagggCCAGGCCGCTGGATGTGGACGCGTATCCGCCGTGGTCGTTGAGGTCCAGGCTGAAGATGACTGGCTGGTTGTTCCGGTACAGGTGGAGACCCATGTAACCCTTCAGGTAATCTGCTGCCGTGAAGCTGAAGAAGTAAAGTCCTCTGACAGGAGCCGTAAACACACctgacagacacagagcaggtcaaggtgaacacacctgacagacacagagcagGTCAATGTGAACACACctgacagacacagagcagGTCAACGTGAACACACctgacagacacagagcagGTCAACGTAAACACACctgacagacacagagcaggtcaaggtgaacacacctgacagacacagagcagGTCAACGTGAACACACctgacagacacagagcagGTCAACGTAAACACACctgacagacacagagcagGTCAACGTAAACACACctgacagacacagagcagGTCAACGTGAACACACctgacagacacagagcagGTCAACGTGAACACACctgacagacacagagcagGTCAACGTAAACACACctgacagacacagagcagGTCAACGTGAACACACctgacagacacagagcaggtcaaggtgaacacacctgacagacacagagcagGTCAACGTAAACACACCTGTGGGGACAGGGTTTACCTGCAGTCTGGTTGTAATGGGGTCTCTAAGGGGACGGGGTTTA
The genomic region above belongs to Cyclopterus lumpus isolate fCycLum1 chromosome 22, fCycLum1.pri, whole genome shotgun sequence and contains:
- the LOC117751655 gene encoding complement C1q tumor necrosis factor-related protein 3-like, coding for MNQHLKTENTVLSFRLNETEDLLQPLSNTNSDELKVAFSAGLTDSGSVGPFDEETTLIFSKTITNIGRAYNQTAGVFTAPVRGLYFFSFTAADYLKGYMGLHLYRNNQPVIFSLDLNDHGGYASTSSGLALQLEEGDGVRLSLPGSYRLYDDSRNFSIFSGFLLFPL